Within Caulobacter segnis, the genomic segment GATCTTCTTCACGACGCCCGAGAAGTTGAGCATCGGTCCCGACCCCGTCGAGATCAGCCCGCGCACGAACAGCAGCGAACCGCCGGCCTTGATCACCTCGCCGGTCGAGGTGATCAGGTCGCCGGGCCTGGCCGGGCCGATGAACTCGCCGTTCAGGCTGACGGTCACGGCGCGGCTGTCGGCCAGGGCCTTCCAGCCGATCGCGAACAGGGAGTAGTCGGCGAAGGTCATCATGCAGCCGCCGTGCATGAAGCCGCCGCCGTTCATGTGCTTCTTCTCGGCGCGGAAGGCGGCGGTGACGCGGCCCTCGGCGTCTTCCTTGAAGTAGAACGGGCCCGACTGGTCCTCGAACGGATCCATGCCCTGCCAGGTCCGCCAGCCGGCCCATTCGCCGGTCTCGACCAGGCGCGGGCCGCTCCAGATGTCGTT encodes:
- a CDS encoding PaaI family thioesterase, with the protein product MDGGNDIWSGPRLVETGEWAGWRTWQGMDPFEDQSGPFYFKEDAEGRVTAAFRAEKKHMNGGGFMHGGCMMTFADYSLFAIGWKALADSRAVTVSLNGEFIGPARPGDLITSTGEVIKAGGSLLFVRGLISTGSGPMLNFSGVVKKIRAR